Proteins from one Acidobacteriota bacterium genomic window:
- a CDS encoding amino acid adenylation domain-containing protein: MNLPYLRLNGANKGNRILAEALSAQGHPFRVIVPSFSPTDQLTRSSFQALLRSREISFRAQDHTDVFTLNGVEVHSVADPAQLRTELVKELERDEPDFVFISTEDPTQNLLDAALRTCPSKVVYIVHTLEFLPFGPHAFFPSQARTRLIGQTAGIVSVSQFVQQYIKEWSGLDSLQLYWPAYGEPPFPHLGQFENPFVTHINPCAVKGISILLGLADALPQVQFAAVPTWGATQEDRVALTQRANISLLTPTEHIDELFRHTKVLLVPSLWFEGLGFVTLEAMLRGVPVLAASSGGIPEAKLGTEFVIPVHPIERFTDQLDEHHLPIPIIPAQNLAPWRAALEKLLSDCEFYQQHAADARSRAIEFVSRLSFEPLVAYLHHLASRPKALAAATTVDQPAVSSQRRENPAPSAANLTPEQRALLLQRLRKKSQTQAATSTEPPVGIQPASRTHPLPLSFAQQRLWFLDQLEPGSAAYNLPGGFRVRLPVNTAILHQSILEIIRRHEVLRTTFQVIDGEPVQVINPEPGCSFSVSDVSHLADRPDGRQLLAAQIIEETQSSFDLATGPLVRVKVLKLGAQDWVIVVTMHHIVSDGWSVGVFLRELQTLYAAFSQGKPSPLPPLPIQYADFAVWQREKFSGAALETQLAFWRQQLGDTTGILELPADHSRPVNPSHRGGWEQATFAPHLVEPLRRLSQSESCTMFMTLLAAFAVQLSRYTGQQDILIGTPIANRTRSEIENLIGFFVNTLVIRVNVSGKPRFRDVLRQVRETALGAFAHQDVPFEKLVELLHPDRDLNRTPLFQVMFAFGQEGRASQKSTPPNRTQLIDTLEVENRTSKFDLTLSMAETDAGIIAGFEYKTELFESATIRRFLTHLETLLQGVCANPEAPISSLPLMSEAERDQILVRSNQTERQFPTGELLYQLIEIQAQQTPDAIAVVFGDQHLTYHQLDSQAGVLAEYLQHLGVGPGALVGIFVERSIEMVTALLGVLKAGGAYVPLDPGYPAERLVFMIGDAQASLILTQSHLVERLPQTSAQTICLDQPLPVPAITSKTTPSPQPTPEDLAYVLYTSGSTGQPKGVMIPHRAICNHMHWMHETFPLSADDRVLQKTPLSFDASVWEFWAPLMAGAQLVMAEPGVHQDAENLSQVIAVQKITILQVVPTLLSLLLEEPTFSQSTQLRRVFAGGEALSGTLRDRFFEKLPAVELVNLYGPTECTIDATFFVCRPDDVSRTVPIGKPVSNMTALVLDAEGQPVPIGIPGELYLGGAGVGQGYWRRPELTQERFKAGFGVQGSGFRDSEQEMIDQATNQQFGTSRKNFEDKARFISAKPRTLNPEPRTLALYRTGDRVRWLPDGNLEFLGRMDTQVKLRGYRIETDEIEAVLQRHPLVREAVVVVRQDSANDQRLVAYMTLSADDSHSETVHPAQLVAFLQPHLPEFMLPSAVVILPKLPRLPNGKTDRRALPAPDQGALRADRSVDLPRTPIEEMLIELWKQVLKVEAIGIHDNFFALGGHSLLAAQLITRLRKTFEVELPLKRIFEAQTIAQLATIIAHAQTQSNQETTSQTRPQLVAVSRNRPLALSFAQERLWFLDQLKPDSPLYNIPLVFGLPEAVSLPELEQVFTEIIRRHEILRTTFPSFEGEPVQVIGPPVDFHFEEHLIPDSETDDERHITAFLRQPFNLERGPLLHGAIFRSAHQKTKVALSVHHIVFDGWSAGVLFQELAQIYRARHQHHSPGLPELPIQYADYAAWQRNWFQGAVFESELAFWKNQLAGIPPLLELPTDRPRPVIRSFQGARQFFEFDESATEKLKTLSRQENVTLFMVLLTAYVVLLARYSGQNDISVGTPVANRTQAETEALIGFFVNTLVIRTQLEAEPTFLEVLLQVKQTVLDVFAHQEMPFEKLVEVLQPERNLSHTPLFQAFFVFQAASPAEFKPFSGSAPVSPRSAQSQPAAADQRVAPGMAKFDLTLSIFEKGAKLSGALEYSTDLFDHDTMRRMIGHFQTLVSGIITQADQSIRRIPLLTQPELDQQLIEWNETTRPYPIDRCLQDLFMEQVTQTPDAIAVEFGDLGDQRSSPRTLTFRQLNDRAEHLARLLRAAGVGPDVLVGLCIERSLEMVVGVLGILKAGGAYVPMEPGYPLERLQFMVEDTRMPVVLVLSKEAHRFAEMTVTALCLDALPESIQVEPIEEKSVTQSATSLAYVLYTSGTTGKPKGVQIEHRQIVNYIFGVSERVGFEPGMSYAMVQPLTVDSCKTVLFPPLLFGGCLHVITKELSLNPEALSQYFEDYGIDVLKIAPSHLAALQIPPFTQKLLPRKRLVVGGEGSTWEWIHSFDEVSDPACLFFNHYGPTETTVGVLTNPIQKGRREHINPNLPLGKPLPNCTMFILDPFLQPVPVGVVGELFIGGDCVARGYLNRPELTAERFALGDRGQGTGDSFTPGDRGQGTEDSSKPVSSAFSYPPSAIPHPLYRTGDLARYRPDGTIEFLGRNDLQVKIRGFRIELGEIQAALNQHPAVRESIVLARTDQQGNKRLVAYCTLHPDHQEAQVETAILRFLADHLPDFMVPSALMVIEALPLSAHGKIDPNRLPEPEFGDPSHAQTYVPARNAIETLLVRLWEETLGVSPIGVTDNFFHLGGHSLLAVRLITRIQQLTRRSLSVATLFQKATIEHLAQVLGENQPARATSLVPLQPGGHRPPVFCFHALSGTVAPFVQFSRLLGTDQPVYGLQSRGIDFVSIPLEDIPAMAVAYLADVKEVQPTGPYQLCGWSMGGLIAYEAARQLVQQGESVVRLILIDAEVTTPDPEPVVDNAVLLASLVDPLLGITPDDLRSLDLDQQLAFVLERKQTSPDLQGLLGLEHARRVFQVVKLNSIAARKYECEPYSGDVIVLRSEEHGPDEPLDLGWGRLVQGGVDVVQVRGTHQRLLREPFVENVAAEVRKGLGAEKNWGSGLGAEDSQARG; encoded by the coding sequence ATGAATTTGCCCTATTTGCGGTTGAATGGGGCCAATAAAGGCAATCGGATTCTGGCTGAAGCCCTTTCTGCTCAAGGGCACCCGTTTCGCGTGATTGTTCCTTCCTTTAGCCCAACCGACCAGTTAACCCGGTCATCGTTTCAGGCGTTGCTCCGGAGCCGGGAAATTTCATTTCGGGCCCAAGATCACACAGATGTGTTCACCCTCAATGGGGTCGAAGTGCATTCAGTTGCCGACCCGGCGCAGCTTCGGACGGAATTGGTCAAGGAACTTGAGCGCGATGAGCCTGACTTCGTGTTTATTTCGACCGAAGATCCAACCCAAAACTTGCTCGACGCCGCGCTCCGGACGTGTCCATCGAAAGTTGTGTATATTGTTCACACACTTGAGTTTCTTCCGTTTGGGCCACATGCTTTTTTCCCAAGCCAGGCGCGTACCCGCCTGATTGGGCAAACCGCCGGGATTGTTTCGGTCAGTCAATTTGTGCAGCAATATATAAAGGAATGGAGTGGGCTCGATTCGCTGCAACTCTACTGGCCAGCCTATGGCGAGCCTCCATTTCCGCATCTTGGGCAGTTTGAAAATCCGTTTGTGACGCATATCAACCCCTGTGCGGTCAAAGGTATTTCAATTTTGCTGGGTCTGGCAGATGCCCTTCCCCAGGTTCAGTTTGCCGCCGTACCGACCTGGGGTGCCACGCAGGAAGACCGGGTGGCACTGACACAGCGCGCCAATATTTCGCTCCTGACGCCGACTGAGCACATTGACGAACTCTTCCGACACACAAAAGTATTGCTGGTGCCATCGCTGTGGTTTGAAGGACTTGGATTTGTCACGCTTGAAGCCATGCTGCGCGGGGTTCCAGTGCTGGCGGCCAGTTCGGGTGGAATCCCAGAGGCAAAACTTGGCACTGAATTTGTGATTCCGGTCCATCCCATCGAGCGCTTTACCGATCAGCTTGACGAACACCACCTGCCGATTCCGATTATTCCCGCGCAGAATCTTGCCCCGTGGCGTGCCGCATTAGAGAAATTGCTTTCAGATTGTGAATTCTACCAGCAGCACGCCGCGGATGCCCGATCACGTGCCATAGAATTTGTGAGCCGGTTGAGTTTTGAACCACTGGTTGCGTACCTGCACCATCTTGCCTCCAGGCCGAAAGCCCTGGCGGCGGCCACAACCGTTGACCAGCCTGCAGTTTCCAGCCAGCGTCGAGAGAATCCTGCCCCGAGTGCCGCGAACCTGACACCTGAACAGCGAGCGCTTTTGCTTCAACGGCTCCGCAAAAAAAGCCAGACTCAGGCCGCAACGTCCACCGAGCCACCTGTCGGAATCCAGCCAGCTTCCCGGACACACCCACTGCCGCTCTCGTTTGCCCAGCAACGACTCTGGTTTCTCGACCAGCTTGAACCAGGCAGTGCCGCCTACAACCTTCCTGGCGGCTTTCGGGTTCGACTACCGGTCAACACCGCCATCTTGCACCAGAGCATTCTGGAAATTATTCGCCGGCACGAAGTACTTCGCACCACATTTCAGGTCATTGATGGCGAGCCAGTCCAGGTAATCAATCCAGAGCCAGGCTGTTCATTTTCGGTGTCTGATGTTTCACATCTGGCTGATAGACCCGATGGGCGACAGCTTCTGGCGGCTCAGATCATTGAAGAAACCCAAAGTTCGTTTGATCTGGCCACTGGACCACTGGTTCGGGTGAAGGTTCTCAAACTCGGCGCTCAAGACTGGGTGATTGTGGTCACGATGCACCACATTGTTTCGGATGGCTGGTCGGTTGGGGTGTTTTTGCGTGAACTCCAGACCCTCTACGCGGCTTTTTCTCAGGGGAAGCCATCTCCATTGCCACCGCTCCCAATTCAATATGCTGATTTTGCGGTCTGGCAGCGCGAGAAATTCAGCGGTGCCGCGCTTGAAACACAACTGGCGTTTTGGCGGCAACAACTCGGCGACACAACCGGGATTCTTGAGTTGCCAGCCGATCATTCACGTCCGGTCAACCCATCACATCGGGGCGGCTGGGAACAGGCAACGTTTGCTCCACATCTGGTCGAACCGTTGCGAAGGCTTTCGCAAAGTGAAAGCTGCACCATGTTTATGACCCTGCTGGCAGCCTTTGCGGTTCAACTGAGCCGGTACACCGGGCAGCAAGACATTCTCATCGGCACCCCGATTGCCAACCGGACCCGATCCGAAATTGAGAATCTGATTGGGTTTTTTGTCAATACACTGGTCATCCGGGTCAACGTCTCGGGCAAGCCTCGATTTCGGGATGTGCTCCGGCAAGTTCGGGAAACGGCACTTGGGGCCTTTGCCCATCAGGATGTGCCGTTTGAAAAACTGGTTGAGCTGCTTCACCCGGACCGCGACCTCAACCGCACGCCGCTGTTTCAGGTGATGTTTGCCTTTGGCCAGGAAGGCCGTGCCAGTCAAAAATCCACGCCACCCAATCGAACCCAGCTTATTGACACCCTTGAAGTTGAAAACCGTACTTCCAAATTTGACCTGACGCTGTCAATGGCTGAGACCGACGCCGGAATCATCGCCGGGTTTGAATACAAAACGGAACTCTTTGAATCAGCCACCATTCGCCGGTTTCTGACCCATCTGGAAACGCTCTTGCAGGGGGTTTGTGCCAATCCGGAAGCCCCGATTTCCAGCCTGCCGTTGATGTCAGAAGCTGAACGCGATCAAATTTTGGTGCGATCAAACCAGACCGAGCGGCAATTTCCGACTGGCGAACTGCTCTATCAACTCATTGAAATCCAGGCACAGCAAACACCTGATGCCATTGCGGTTGTTTTTGGAGATCAGCATCTCACCTACCACCAGCTCGATTCACAGGCCGGTGTACTGGCTGAGTACCTCCAGCATCTGGGCGTTGGACCTGGCGCACTGGTGGGAATTTTTGTTGAACGCTCAATTGAGATGGTAACGGCCTTACTCGGCGTGCTGAAAGCCGGTGGGGCCTATGTTCCACTTGACCCAGGATACCCGGCGGAACGGCTGGTGTTTATGATTGGCGATGCCCAGGCATCGCTTATTCTGACCCAATCCCACCTGGTCGAACGTCTGCCCCAAACTTCCGCCCAGACGATTTGCCTGGATCAGCCGCTTCCGGTGCCAGCCATCACCAGCAAAACCACCCCGTCACCACAACCGACTCCTGAAGATCTGGCTTATGTGCTGTACACGTCCGGGTCAACAGGTCAGCCCAAAGGTGTGATGATTCCGCATCGGGCAATCTGCAACCACATGCACTGGATGCACGAGACTTTTCCGCTCTCAGCCGATGATCGCGTGTTGCAAAAAACGCCGTTGAGTTTTGACGCTTCGGTGTGGGAATTCTGGGCGCCACTGATGGCTGGTGCTCAACTGGTGATGGCTGAGCCAGGGGTTCATCAGGATGCGGAAAATTTGTCACAAGTTATTGCAGTTCAAAAGATTACCATTCTGCAAGTTGTTCCGACCCTGCTTTCGCTGCTGCTTGAAGAACCCACCTTTTCTCAAAGTACTCAACTTCGACGGGTTTTTGCCGGTGGCGAAGCCCTTTCCGGCACCCTGCGGGATCGGTTCTTTGAAAAACTTCCAGCCGTGGAACTGGTCAACCTGTACGGTCCAACCGAATGCACGATTGACGCCACTTTTTTTGTCTGCCGGCCAGATGATGTGAGCCGCACAGTTCCCATTGGAAAGCCAGTTTCAAATATGACCGCGCTGGTGCTCGACGCTGAAGGGCAACCCGTTCCGATTGGCATTCCCGGCGAACTCTACCTGGGCGGCGCGGGTGTCGGGCAAGGATACTGGCGGCGACCAGAGCTGACGCAAGAGCGATTCAAGGCAGGGTTCGGGGTTCAGGGTTCAGGGTTCAGGGATTCTGAACAAGAGATGATTGATCAAGCTACCAATCAACAATTTGGGACTTCAAGAAAAAATTTTGAGGATAAAGCGAGATTTATTTCCGCTAAACCCCGAACCCTGAACCCTGAACCCCGAACCCTGGCTTTGTACCGAACCGGTGACCGGGTCCGCTGGCTTCCGGATGGGAATCTGGAGTTTCTTGGTCGGATGGATACCCAGGTCAAATTGCGCGGATATCGGATTGAAACTGATGAAATTGAAGCTGTTTTGCAGCGTCACCCGCTGGTGCGCGAAGCGGTGGTCGTGGTGCGGCAGGATTCGGCAAACGATCAGCGACTGGTGGCCTACATGACGCTTTCGGCGGATGATTCCCACTCTGAAACGGTTCATCCGGCGCAACTGGTCGCCTTCCTTCAACCTCATCTGCCTGAATTTATGCTCCCATCGGCTGTGGTGATCCTGCCCAAACTGCCCCGGCTTCCAAATGGAAAAACTGACCGCCGGGCACTTCCGGCACCAGACCAGGGCGCATTGAGAGCAGATCGAAGTGTGGATTTGCCCCGAACGCCTATCGAAGAAATGCTGATCGAACTTTGGAAACAGGTGCTCAAAGTTGAGGCGATTGGCATCCACGACAATTTCTTTGCCCTGGGTGGGCATTCCCTGCTCGCAGCGCAATTGATCACGCGCCTGCGAAAAACCTTTGAAGTTGAACTGCCACTCAAGCGGATTTTTGAAGCCCAAACCATAGCCCAACTGGCAACGATCATTGCTCACGCACAAACCCAATCAAATCAAGAAACTACCAGTCAAACCAGACCACAACTGGTGGCTGTTTCCCGAAATCGCCCGCTCGCGTTGTCATTTGCCCAGGAACGGCTCTGGTTTCTCGACCAGCTCAAACCAGACAGTCCACTCTATAACATTCCACTGGTCTTTGGCCTGCCGGAAGCCGTCAGCTTACCTGAGCTTGAACAGGTATTTACGGAAATAATTCGCCGTCACGAAATATTGCGAACAACATTCCCGTCATTTGAAGGTGAGCCAGTTCAGGTGATTGGCCCACCCGTAGATTTCCACTTTGAAGAACACCTGATTCCAGATTCTGAAACCGATGATGAACGTCACATAACGGCCTTCTTGCGTCAGCCATTTAACCTCGAACGTGGACCATTGCTGCACGGGGCGATTTTTCGGAGCGCACATCAAAAAACGAAAGTGGCCCTTTCTGTCCATCACATTGTGTTTGATGGGTGGTCTGCAGGCGTTCTCTTCCAAGAACTCGCCCAAATCTATCGGGCACGGCATCAGCATCACTCACCGGGTTTGCCAGAGTTGCCGATTCAGTATGCCGATTATGCCGCCTGGCAGCGCAACTGGTTCCAGGGAGCTGTTTTTGAAAGCGAACTGGCATTTTGGAAAAACCAGCTTGCTGGTATCCCACCACTGCTGGAGCTTCCAACTGACCGACCGCGACCGGTTATCCGCTCGTTTCAGGGCGCCCGCCAGTTTTTTGAATTCGATGAATCAGCCACCGAAAAGCTAAAAACACTGAGTCGTCAGGAAAATGTCACCCTGTTTATGGTGCTCCTGACGGCTTATGTCGTGCTGCTGGCACGGTATTCAGGTCAAAATGACATCAGTGTTGGAACGCCAGTTGCCAATCGGACCCAGGCGGAAACCGAAGCCTTGATTGGGTTTTTTGTGAACACACTGGTCATTCGAACCCAACTGGAAGCTGAACCAACTTTTCTGGAGGTCTTGCTCCAGGTCAAACAGACCGTCCTTGACGTGTTTGCCCATCAGGAAATGCCGTTTGAGAAACTGGTTGAAGTGCTGCAACCGGAACGAAATCTCAGCCACACGCCACTGTTTCAAGCCTTTTTTGTTTTTCAGGCCGCCTCACCGGCTGAATTTAAACCTTTTAGCGGGTCAGCTCCGGTTTCGCCCCGGTCCGCTCAATCCCAGCCGGCGGCAGCGGACCAGCGCGTGGCACCTGGAATGGCGAAATTTGACCTCACGCTGTCAATTTTTGAAAAAGGGGCAAAGTTATCTGGTGCGTTGGAATACAGCACCGATTTATTTGACCATGACACCATGCGTCGAATGATTGGCCATTTCCAAACTCTGGTTTCTGGAATTATCACTCAGGCCGACCAATCTATTCGGCGCATTCCATTGCTGACGCAACCTGAACTTGATCAACAACTGATTGAATGGAATGAAACCACACGTCCGTACCCGATTGACCGTTGCCTGCAAGATCTTTTTATGGAGCAGGTTACACAAACTCCAGACGCAATTGCGGTTGAATTTGGCGACCTCGGAGACCAGCGTTCATCCCCTCGCACACTGACGTTCCGACAATTGAATGACCGGGCTGAACACCTGGCCCGGTTGCTCAGGGCCGCTGGTGTTGGCCCAGATGTGCTGGTTGGGCTTTGTATTGAGCGCTCGCTGGAAATGGTGGTCGGGGTGCTTGGCATTCTCAAGGCCGGCGGTGCCTATGTTCCAATGGAGCCGGGATATCCGCTGGAACGACTCCAGTTTATGGTCGAAGACACCCGGATGCCCGTGGTGCTGGTCCTTTCCAAAGAGGCACATCGGTTTGCCGAAATGACGGTTACCGCTCTGTGCCTGGATGCCCTTCCCGAGTCCATTCAGGTGGAACCCATTGAAGAGAAATCAGTTACGCAATCAGCAACCTCACTGGCCTATGTCTTATACACCTCCGGTACAACCGGCAAACCCAAGGGCGTCCAGATCGAACACCGCCAGATTGTGAACTACATATTTGGGGTCTCAGAGCGGGTTGGGTTTGAACCCGGAATGAGCTATGCCATGGTCCAGCCGCTCACGGTGGATTCCTGCAAAACAGTTTTGTTTCCACCATTGCTCTTTGGTGGGTGCCTGCATGTCATTACCAAAGAACTGTCTCTCAACCCTGAAGCACTTAGCCAGTATTTTGAAGACTACGGCATTGATGTGCTGAAAATTGCACCTTCGCATCTGGCAGCCCTTCAAATACCACCCTTTACCCAAAAGCTTTTGCCCAGAAAACGGCTGGTGGTGGGTGGAGAAGGCTCCACCTGGGAGTGGATCCATTCCTTTGATGAAGTGTCAGACCCGGCCTGTTTGTTCTTTAACCACTATGGTCCGACCGAAACCACGGTTGGCGTTTTGACCAATCCGATTCAAAAAGGCCGCCGCGAGCACATCAACCCAAATCTGCCGCTTGGCAAACCACTGCCAAACTGCACCATGTTTATTCTGGATCCGTTTTTACAGCCCGTGCCGGTGGGTGTTGTCGGAGAATTATTTATCGGTGGTGACTGTGTGGCTCGGGGCTATCTCAATCGTCCAGAGTTGACGGCGGAACGCTTCGCTTTAGGGGACAGGGGACAGGGGACAGGGGACAGCTTTACACCAGGGGACAGGGGACAGGGGACAGAGGACAGTTCAAAACCTGTTTCATCTGCTTTCAGCTATCCCCCATCCGCCATCCCCCATCCCCTTTACCGAACCGGTGACCTTGCCCGGTACCGACCCGATGGGACGATTGAATTTCTTGGCCGGAATGATTTGCAGGTGAAAATTCGCGGCTTCCGGATCGAATTGGGCGAAATCCAGGCAGCCCTCAATCAACATCCAGCCGTCCGCGAGTCAATTGTCCTGGCTCGCACCGATCAACAAGGCAACAAACGGCTGGTGGCCTACTGTACCCTGCATCCCGACCATCAAGAAGCACAGGTTGAAACAGCCATTTTACGTTTTCTGGCGGATCACCTGCCTGATTTTATGGTGCCATCGGCACTGATGGTGATTGAGGCGCTGCCGCTCTCAGCCCATGGCAAAATTGACCCCAACCGCCTGCCTGAACCTGAATTTGGCGACCCGTCACACGCTCAAACCTATGTGCCAGCCAGAAATGCCATTGAAACGCTGCTGGTTCGACTCTGGGAAGAAACCCTTGGGGTCTCACCAATTGGTGTGACCGACAATTTCTTCCATCTAGGCGGGCATTCCCTGCTGGCAGTTCGACTGATTACCCGGATTCAGCAACTCACCCGCCGGAGCCTCTCAGTGGCAACCCTGTTCCAAAAAGCCACGATTGAGCACCTGGCCCAGGTGCTTGGTGAGAACCAGCCCGCCAGGGCGACCTCGCTGGTGCCGCTCCAGCCAGGCGGCCACCGTCCACCAGTCTTTTGTTTTCATGCCTTGAGCGGAACGGTCGCACCGTTTGTCCAATTCAGCCGACTCCTGGGAACGGATCAACCAGTGTATGGACTGCAGTCACGTGGAATTGATTTTGTTTCGATCCCGTTGGAAGACATACCCGCCATGGCCGTAGCGTATCTGGCTGATGTAAAAGAAGTTCAACCCACCGGGCCTTATCAGCTCTGCGGCTGGTCAATGGGCGGATTGATTGCTTATGAAGCTGCCCGGCAGCTTGTTCAACAAGGTGAGTCAGTCGTCCGGCTGATTTTGATTGATGCCGAAGTCACCACGCCGGATCCTGAACCAGTTGTGGACAATGCGGTTTTGCTGGCTTCACTGGTGGATCCACTACTTGGCATTACCCCAGATGATTTGCGGTCGCTTGACCTTGATCAGCAACTGGCCTTTGTGCTGGAGCGAAAACAGACTTCACCTGATTTGCAGGGACTCCTTGGCCTGGAACACGCCCGACGGGTGTTTCAGGTGGTCAAACTGAACTCAATTGCCGCGCGAAAATATGAGTGTGAACCGTACTCTGGAGACGTGATTGTGCTCAGATCCGAAGAACATGGACCGGATGAACCACTGGATTTAGGCTGGGGAAGACTGGTTCAGGGTGGGGTGGACGTCGTTCAGGTTCGCGGAACACACCAGCGGTTGTTACGCGAACCCTTTGTTGAGAACGTTGCTGCGGAAGTACGGAAAGGGCTCGGGGCTGAAAAAAACTGGGGCTCAGGGCTTGGGGCTGAAGACTCGCAAGCTCGGGGCTGA
- a CDS encoding proprotein convertase P-domain-containing protein: MKWRVGVWVLFVVVAFGILSPISRGFTQETAKNRMRVLQAQLWEIQLKVLQGEILGLQKQVPLTEKKQKKLAEQLYQQQQMQLAYDKATQELKISKVAEDLDILNVTALQERFNQIKAQFLEAQIQVLQEEIELREQASQVKQDDRQLRMLHLKVKSLVQEQQRLTKGFTANQGGPMLFCNGTGSALPPVGDGGENCTPGIEQLNTSVNVPTNFTVGDVNVRLYLSHDYPSDLKISLQSPIGTSAILVEDVGGDDPGSFGTTCSPFPNFVIDDEASSFVPDVPGTYTGSFLPSFGEGPGDSLSIFDGEPAQGSWTLSICDDAEDDAGTFNCWCLEISEGQPIEQPVLFSADTTNNRIQAFDGFTWNVVAGGAAGSALGQFRLPEAVAFDFGMLSGRGVETRQLGGSRLYVADTGNNRIQWSTDGGSSWQLFASIGSAPNQVRAPQGLVVDSEGNLYVSDTGNGRVLRFDDGVPGFGFVLASNGAGSGQVGAPHGLAIDSNFTLFIADQSNSRILKLANANTITLSNKATIVASLGVGLNKVKNPQGVAVDDSGNLFIADTGNNRVLQFPNGNANQGKALAQVGAGLGQVNAPEGVTVSRFQNNILNRVVFNGPYLVVSDTGNNRIQGRLVANTAQQWDLVGFPNGSGTGTGQFRRPSKIR; this comes from the coding sequence ATGAAATGGCGTGTGGGTGTATGGGTTTTATTCGTGGTCGTTGCCTTTGGGATACTGTCGCCGATTTCACGAGGGTTTACACAAGAAACCGCGAAGAATCGGATGCGAGTGTTACAGGCCCAACTGTGGGAAATTCAGCTTAAAGTCCTTCAAGGTGAAATACTCGGTTTGCAAAAACAGGTCCCGCTGACTGAGAAAAAACAAAAAAAGTTAGCTGAGCAGCTCTACCAACAGCAACAAATGCAACTGGCATATGACAAAGCCACCCAGGAACTCAAGATTTCCAAAGTTGCTGAAGATCTCGACATTTTGAATGTCACGGCCTTGCAGGAACGCTTTAACCAGATCAAAGCCCAATTCCTCGAAGCTCAAATTCAGGTCTTGCAAGAAGAAATCGAGCTTCGTGAACAGGCAAGCCAGGTCAAACAGGATGACCGACAGCTCCGCATGCTCCACCTCAAGGTGAAGTCTCTGGTTCAGGAGCAACAACGTTTGACCAAAGGCTTTACTGCCAACCAGGGCGGGCCGATGCTCTTTTGCAATGGAACTGGAAGCGCCCTTCCGCCAGTTGGGGATGGGGGCGAAAACTGCACCCCTGGAATTGAACAGCTCAATACCTCAGTGAATGTCCCGACCAATTTCACCGTCGGTGATGTCAACGTGCGGCTGTATCTGAGCCATGACTATCCATCAGATCTGAAAATTTCACTTCAATCCCCAATCGGAACCAGTGCGATCCTCGTTGAGGATGTAGGTGGAGATGATCCTGGATCATTCGGCACCACCTGTTCTCCGTTTCCAAATTTCGTCATTGACGACGAAGCATCTTCTTTCGTCCCTGATGTTCCTGGTACCTACACCGGCTCATTTCTCCCAAGTTTTGGAGAGGGGCCAGGTGATTCCCTTTCTATTTTCGACGGCGAGCCCGCTCAGGGATCCTGGACGCTGTCAATTTGTGATGATGCCGAGGACGATGCTGGGACATTTAATTGCTGGTGTCTGGAAATCTCGGAAGGGCAGCCAATCGAACAACCAGTCCTCTTTTCCGCTGATACCACCAATAACCGGATTCAGGCATTTGACGGCTTTACCTGGAATGTTGTCGCGGGCGGGGCAGCGGGCAGCGCCCTGGGACAATTCCGATTACCAGAGGCCGTGGCCTTTGATTTTGGCATGCTTTCCGGCAGGGGAGTTGAAACTCGACAACTTGGAGGTTCTCGACTCTATGTCGCTGACACTGGAAATAACCGCATTCAGTGGTCAACGGATGGCGGCAGCTCCTGGCAACTCTTTGCCTCGATTGGTTCAGCCCCAAATCAAGTCCGCGCACCGCAAGGACTGGTGGTTGATTCCGAGGGGAATCTCTATGTTTCTGATACCGGAAATGGACGGGTGCTGCGATTTGACGACGGTGTTCCGGGATTTGGGTTTGTTTTGGCCAGCAATGGTGCCGGGAGTGGGCAGGTCGGCGCCCCGCACGGATTGGCGATTGATTCCAACTTTACGTTGTTTATTGCCGACCAGTCCAACAGCCGAATTCTGAAACTTGCCAATGCCAATACCATTACCCTCTCGAATAAAGCCACCATTGTGGCATCACTCGGAGTTGGGTTGAACAAAGTCAAAAACCCACAAGGTGTGGCGGTTGATGATAGTGGCAACCTCTTTATTGCCGACACGGGCAATAACCGCGTTTTGCAATTTCCAAACGGCAATGCCAATCAAGGAAAAGCACTGGCCCAGGTTGGGGCAGGCTTGGGGCAGGTCAATGCGCCAGAAGGCGTTACAGTCAGCCGGTTTCAAAATAATATTCTGAACCGTGTAGTGTTCAACGGTCCATATCTGGTGGTCAGTGACACGGGAAATAACCGCATTCAAGGCCGCCTGGTAGCCAACACCGCCCAACAGTGGGATCTGGTTGGCTTCCCGAACGGAAGCGGAACGGGCACTGGCCAGTTCCGACGACCAAGCAAGATTCGGTAG